One window of the Glycocaulis alkaliphilus genome contains the following:
- a CDS encoding sigma-54-dependent transcriptional regulator — translation MAKTILIVDDDPTQRRLMQAVLEKQGHHPEMAESGEAGLDRIRRGGIDVVLLDMVMPGMDGQETLEAIKAREPDLPVIVLTAHGGIETVVKAMRAGAVDFFVKPASPERIAVSIRNAFKVKDLTGEVTRLKRTQSGQLGFKDMIASAPAMRQVVRLGERAAKSNIPILITGESGVGKELVARSIMAASDRAGRPFVAVNCGAIPENLVESTLFGHEKGAFTGAVAKHMGKFQEADGGTLFLDEIGELPLDMQVKLLRALQEGEVDPVGGKKPVKVDVRIVSATNRDLAEQVKCGAFREDLFYRLNVFPIEVPSLSERADDIPALVRHFIARFNAQEGKSVLDATSETMDMLARHHWKGNVRQLENAVFRAVVLCDGDYLTPEDFPQISGLNPTLRSVEADRPAPVAETAAPAEPVDAASGETNGHVSAFPVDITDAGGHLRPLESIERDLIAFAIETYSGRMAEVARRLGLGRSTLYRKVREYDLEVDNFREAG, via the coding sequence ATGGCCAAGACTATTCTGATCGTCGACGATGATCCGACGCAACGCCGGCTGATGCAGGCGGTTCTCGAAAAGCAGGGGCATCACCCCGAAATGGCCGAAAGCGGGGAGGCGGGTCTTGACCGTATCCGCCGCGGCGGCATCGATGTGGTGCTGCTCGACATGGTCATGCCGGGCATGGACGGTCAGGAAACGCTTGAAGCCATCAAGGCACGCGAGCCGGACCTGCCGGTCATCGTTCTCACCGCCCATGGCGGCATCGAGACGGTGGTGAAGGCCATGCGCGCAGGCGCGGTGGACTTCTTCGTGAAGCCTGCGAGCCCGGAGCGCATCGCGGTCTCTATCCGCAATGCCTTCAAGGTGAAGGATCTGACGGGTGAGGTGACGCGTCTGAAACGCACCCAGTCGGGCCAGCTCGGCTTTAAAGACATGATCGCATCGGCGCCTGCCATGCGTCAGGTGGTGCGGCTGGGCGAGCGCGCGGCCAAGTCCAATATTCCGATCCTCATCACCGGCGAAAGCGGCGTTGGCAAGGAGCTGGTTGCCCGCTCCATCATGGCCGCGTCTGACCGTGCGGGCCGTCCCTTCGTGGCCGTGAACTGCGGCGCGATCCCGGAAAACCTGGTGGAATCAACCCTGTTTGGTCACGAGAAGGGCGCCTTTACCGGTGCGGTGGCCAAGCATATGGGCAAATTCCAGGAAGCCGATGGCGGCACGCTCTTCCTTGATGAAATCGGCGAGCTGCCGCTGGACATGCAGGTGAAACTGCTGCGCGCCCTGCAGGAAGGCGAGGTCGACCCGGTTGGCGGCAAGAAGCCGGTGAAGGTCGATGTGCGCATCGTTTCGGCAACGAACCGGGATCTGGCCGAGCAGGTCAAATGCGGCGCGTTCCGCGAAGACCTGTTCTACCGCCTCAACGTCTTCCCGATCGAGGTGCCGAGCCTTTCCGAGCGCGCGGATGACATTCCGGCGCTGGTGCGCCACTTCATCGCCCGCTTCAACGCGCAAGAGGGCAAGTCCGTGCTCGACGCCACTTCGGAGACAATGGACATGCTCGCCCGCCATCACTGGAAGGGCAATGTGCGCCAGCTGGAAAACGCTGTCTTCCGCGCGGTTGTGCTGTGCGATGGCGATTACCTGACGCCAGAGGATTTCCCGCAGATTTCCGGCCTCAACCCGACCTTGCGGTCAGTGGAGGCAGATCGTCCGGCTCCCGTTGCCGAAACGGCAGCGCCGGCAGAGCCGGTGGACGCTGCGTCCGGAGAAACCAACGGTCACGTGTCTGCCTTCCCGGTGGATATTACGGACGCTGGCGGGCATTTGCGGCCGCTGGAATCCATTGAGCGCGATCTCATCGCCTTTGCCATCGAGACCTATTCAGGCCGCATGGCGGAAGTGGCGCGCAGGCTCGGCCTTGGCCGCTCCACGCTCTACCGCAAGGTGCGCGAATACGATCTCGAAGTGGATAATTTCCGCGAGGCGGGGTGA
- a CDS encoding S9 family peptidase, which produces MRAALAALLPLALIACENGEAPPAAQTHHAAGERLTIERLYGSPDLTGPTARVVRFSPDGSRITFLRAKEDDRTVQDLWAMDVETGRSYVLVDARQLAPEERELTEAEIQFRERARITATGVVSYDWDQAGEAVLVPLDGDVFYVNVETGEARRLTQTEEFETDAKVSPRGGYVSFIREQNLWVHDLATGEERALTTEGGGAISWGMAEFVAQEEMSRYTGYWWSPDDSRIAVARVDENPVMVVERFGISAEGVSVSEQRYPRAGTPNALVTLHVIDLASGEVVDMDLGSETDIYLNRVNWSRSGGTLWVQRQNRAQTQWDLLALDPTTGTEYATRRITETADTWINLDHDLHPLSGGGLIYLSEQSGFRHIRRVHADGSALDITSGNWVVDGIAGIDEDSGTIWFTGWMETPLERHLYSVSFDGAVPERVTQGNGRWSVSVGSGGSGFIGSYSDVETPPHTALYAMDGTRIAWVEENPLNDAHPYAPFLPSHVTPEYGTLTAADGETDLHWQIYRPDHCTASTPCPAIVQVYGGPGVQTVHTGWQSLRDQILVQSGYVLFKVDNRGSSNRGHAFEAALHLRMGILEVEDQLAGLDWLQARDFVDGERVGLWGWSYGGYMTLMTTLQAPGRFAAGIAGAPVTDWSLYDTHYTERFMSTPQENAGGYEAGSVFAHLDGYETPLLIIHGMADDNVTFDHSTRLFAELQERGELFEMMTYPGQRHGIRPPPLQIHLLKTQMAFFDQHLRE; this is translated from the coding sequence ATGCGCGCTGCTCTTGCTGCCCTCCTGCCGCTTGCCCTTATTGCCTGCGAGAACGGTGAGGCGCCGCCCGCCGCCCAGACACACCATGCTGCCGGCGAACGCCTGACAATAGAGCGCCTTTACGGCTCGCCTGATCTCACCGGCCCGACCGCGCGCGTCGTGCGCTTCTCCCCTGATGGCAGCCGTATAACCTTCCTGCGCGCCAAGGAAGATGACCGCACGGTTCAGGATCTCTGGGCGATGGATGTGGAGACGGGGCGCTCTTACGTGCTCGTCGATGCGCGCCAGCTGGCGCCTGAAGAGCGCGAACTGACCGAAGCCGAAATCCAGTTCCGCGAGCGCGCGCGCATTACGGCCACCGGCGTGGTCAGCTATGACTGGGATCAGGCTGGCGAGGCCGTGCTGGTGCCGCTGGATGGCGATGTCTTCTACGTCAATGTGGAAACCGGCGAGGCGCGCCGCCTGACGCAAACTGAAGAGTTCGAGACCGACGCCAAGGTCAGCCCGCGCGGCGGCTATGTATCCTTCATCCGCGAGCAGAATCTGTGGGTCCATGATCTGGCCACAGGAGAGGAACGCGCTCTTACGACCGAAGGCGGCGGCGCGATCAGCTGGGGCATGGCCGAGTTCGTCGCCCAGGAAGAGATGAGCCGCTATACCGGCTATTGGTGGTCGCCTGATGACAGCCGGATTGCCGTGGCCCGCGTCGATGAGAACCCGGTCATGGTGGTCGAGCGCTTCGGCATCTCTGCCGAAGGCGTCTCTGTCTCCGAGCAGCGCTATCCGCGTGCCGGCACGCCCAATGCCCTTGTCACCCTGCATGTGATCGATCTTGCCTCTGGCGAGGTGGTCGACATGGATTTGGGTAGCGAAACCGACATCTACCTTAACCGCGTCAACTGGAGCCGGTCGGGCGGGACGCTCTGGGTGCAGCGCCAGAACCGCGCGCAGACGCAGTGGGATTTGCTGGCCCTCGACCCCACGACCGGGACGGAATACGCGACGCGGCGGATCACGGAGACCGCAGATACGTGGATCAATCTCGATCACGATCTCCACCCGCTGAGCGGGGGCGGTCTGATCTATCTGTCCGAACAGTCCGGCTTCCGTCATATCCGGCGGGTTCACGCTGACGGCTCTGCGCTGGACATCACCTCGGGCAACTGGGTTGTTGACGGCATTGCCGGTATCGACGAGGACAGCGGCACGATCTGGTTTACCGGCTGGATGGAAACCCCGCTGGAGCGCCATCTTTATTCGGTGAGTTTCGACGGCGCGGTGCCTGAGCGTGTCACGCAAGGCAATGGCCGCTGGAGCGTCTCGGTCGGTTCGGGCGGGTCAGGCTTTATCGGCAGCTATTCCGATGTCGAGACGCCGCCCCACACCGCGCTCTATGCCATGGATGGGACGCGCATTGCCTGGGTGGAAGAAAACCCGCTGAACGACGCGCACCCTTACGCGCCCTTCCTGCCCTCTCACGTGACGCCGGAATACGGCACGCTGACGGCTGCAGATGGCGAGACCGATCTGCACTGGCAGATATACCGTCCGGACCATTGCACCGCATCCACGCCCTGCCCTGCCATCGTGCAGGTCTATGGCGGACCCGGTGTGCAGACCGTACACACGGGCTGGCAGTCCTTGCGTGACCAGATACTGGTCCAGTCCGGCTATGTCCTCTTCAAGGTTGATAACCGGGGCAGCTCGAACCGGGGCCATGCCTTCGAGGCCGCGCTGCATCTGCGCATGGGCATTCTCGAGGTCGAGGACCAGCTGGCCGGTCTTGACTGGCTGCAGGCGCGCGATTTCGTTGATGGCGAGCGGGTGGGCCTGTGGGGCTGGTCTTATGGCGGCTACATGACGCTGATGACCACGCTGCAGGCACCGGGCCGGTTTGCCGCCGGGATTGCCGGTGCGCCGGTGACCGACTGGTCGCTGTATGACACTCACTATACCGAGCGCTTCATGTCCACCCCGCAGGAGAATGCCGGCGGCTATGAGGCCGGGTCAGTCTTTGCCCATCTCGATGGCTACGAGACACCGCTTCTCATCATTCACGGCATGGCCGATGACAATGTGACCTTCGACCATTCCACGCGTCTCTTTGCCGAACTGCAGGAGCGCGGCGAGCTGTTCGAGATGATGACCTATCCCGGCCAACGCCACGGCATCCGCCCGCCGCCCCTGCAGATTCACCTTCTCAAGACACAGATGGCCTTCTTCGACCAGCATTTGCGCGAGTAG
- a CDS encoding GAF domain-containing protein → MAEALSKAPAGETLEQAYARVAEEIAAIVAGETSETARFATAACVLAQNFAPRFFWTGFYVVDPLKPRELVVGPYQGTLGCLRIPFGKGVCGAAAASGETQLVPDVHAFPGHIACDSRSNSEIVVPVFRPDGSLAAVLDVDSESLAAFGPEDKDGLEAICKILLTA, encoded by the coding sequence TCGAACAGGCCTATGCCCGCGTGGCCGAGGAAATCGCGGCGATTGTGGCTGGCGAGACCAGCGAGACGGCGCGCTTTGCCACGGCGGCCTGCGTACTCGCGCAGAATTTCGCGCCGCGCTTTTTCTGGACGGGGTTTTATGTGGTTGATCCGCTTAAACCCCGTGAGCTGGTGGTCGGCCCCTATCAGGGCACGCTGGGATGTTTGCGCATCCCGTTCGGCAAGGGGGTGTGCGGCGCGGCAGCGGCCAGCGGCGAGACCCAGCTTGTCCCTGACGTGCATGCCTTCCCCGGCCATATCGCCTGCGACAGCCGGTCGAACTCGGAAATTGTCGTGCCGGTGTTTCGCCCCGATGGCTCTCTGGCCGCGGTGCTGGACGTGGATTCAGAAAGCCTTGCTGCCTTCGGCCCGGAGGACAAAGACGGGCTTGAAGCGATCTGCAAGATACTGCTGACGGCGTAA